One Streptomyces lincolnensis genomic region harbors:
- a CDS encoding chaplin codes for MNIAKKAAVALTVAGIATGAAAGAAVADAGADGAAVKSPGVGSGNLVQVPVHVPVNVVGDSVNVIGLLNPTFGNEGTND; via the coding sequence ATGAACATCGCCAAGAAGGCCGCCGTGGCCCTCACCGTCGCCGGTATCGCCACGGGTGCCGCCGCCGGTGCCGCTGTCGCCGACGCGGGTGCCGACGGCGCGGCCGTGAAGTCGCCGGGCGTCGGCTCGGGCAACCTCGTCCAGGTCCCGGTCCACGTCCCCGTCAACGTCGTCGGTGACAGCGTGAACGTCATCGGCCTGCTGAACCCGACCTTCGGCAACGAAGGCACGAACGACTGA
- the chpE gene encoding chaplin ChpE translates to MKNLKKAAAVTMVAGGLVAAGAGMASATGGAGADGSAVGSPGVASGNLVQAPVHVPVNAVGNSVNVIGVLNPAFGNLGINH, encoded by the coding sequence ATGAAGAACCTGAAGAAGGCAGCGGCCGTGACGATGGTGGCCGGCGGTCTGGTCGCCGCCGGAGCCGGCATGGCCTCCGCCACCGGTGGCGCGGGTGCCGACGGCAGCGCCGTGGGCTCCCCGGGCGTCGCCTCGGGCAACCTCGTCCAGGCCCCGGTGCACGTCCCGGTGAACGCGGTCGGCAACAGCGTGAACGTCATCGGTGTGCTGAACCCCGCCTTCGGCAACCTCGGCATCAACCACTGA
- a CDS encoding response regulator — MADAIKVLLVDDHQVVRRGLRTFLEVQDDIEVVGEAADGAEGVARAEELKPDVVLMDVKMPGMDGVEALRKLRELNNPARVLIVTSFTEQRTVVPALRAGAAGYVYKDVDPDALAGAIRSVHAGHILLQPEVAGALLSQEENNSGQGRGGSLTEREREVLGLIADGRSNREIARALVLSEKTVKTHVSNILMKLDLADRTQAALWAVRHGATG, encoded by the coding sequence GTGGCTGACGCGATCAAGGTCCTGCTCGTCGACGACCACCAGGTGGTCCGCCGGGGGCTGCGCACCTTCCTCGAAGTGCAGGACGACATCGAGGTCGTGGGCGAGGCCGCCGACGGCGCCGAGGGCGTCGCCCGCGCCGAGGAACTGAAGCCCGACGTCGTCCTCATGGACGTCAAGATGCCGGGCATGGACGGCGTCGAGGCACTGCGCAAACTCCGCGAACTGAACAACCCCGCGCGCGTGCTCATCGTCACCAGCTTCACCGAGCAGCGCACGGTCGTCCCGGCCCTGCGGGCGGGCGCCGCCGGCTATGTCTACAAGGACGTCGACCCCGACGCCCTGGCCGGCGCCATCCGGTCCGTGCACGCCGGACACATCCTGCTGCAACCCGAGGTCGCGGGCGCACTGCTGTCCCAGGAGGAGAACAACTCCGGCCAGGGGAGAGGCGGTTCGCTCACCGAGCGGGAGCGGGAGGTGCTCGGGCTGATAGCCGACGGCCGGTCCAACCGTGAGATCGCCCGTGCCCTGGTGCTCTCCGAGAAGACCGTCAAGACACACGTCTCGAACATCCTCATGAAACTCGACCTGGCGGACCGCACCCAGGCGGCGCTCTGGGCCGTACGCCATGGCGCGACCGGCTGA
- a CDS encoding GAF domain-containing sensor histidine kinase, producing MSQGPRSGLAAVSAALLAMSRHLEVRDVLKTIVASARELLDAQYAALGVPDDHGGFAQFVVDGVSDAQWKAIGPLPRQHGILASMLREARPERLADVRKDPRFEGWPSAHPDMVDFLGLPIRDGDEVIGALFLANKNCPKPDGGCGFTEDDEELLAILAQHAAIALTNARLYERSRELTIAEERSRLAHELHDAVSQKLFSLRLTAQAAAALVDRDPSRAKGELQQVAALAAEAADELRAAVVELRPAALDEDGLVATLRTQIQVLDRAHTARVTFTACGVRALPAAQEEAALRVAQEALHNALRHSGAEHVDVTLDRRGGGAVLRVTDDGSGFDPQGIRRAGRHLGLVSMRDRTNGVGGTLTVESAPGKGTTIEMEVPGG from the coding sequence ATGAGTCAAGGCCCCAGGTCCGGTCTGGCCGCGGTGAGCGCCGCGCTGCTGGCCATGAGCAGGCACCTCGAGGTGCGCGACGTCCTGAAGACGATCGTCGCCTCGGCCCGTGAGCTGCTCGACGCCCAGTACGCGGCCCTCGGCGTCCCCGACGACCACGGCGGCTTCGCCCAGTTCGTCGTCGACGGCGTCAGCGACGCCCAGTGGAAGGCCATCGGCCCCCTCCCGCGCCAGCACGGCATCCTCGCCTCGATGCTGCGCGAGGCCCGGCCCGAGCGCCTCGCCGACGTCCGCAAGGACCCCCGCTTCGAGGGGTGGCCCTCCGCCCACCCCGACATGGTCGACTTCCTGGGCCTGCCCATCCGCGACGGCGACGAGGTCATCGGCGCCCTGTTCCTCGCCAACAAGAACTGCCCGAAGCCGGACGGCGGCTGCGGCTTCACCGAGGACGACGAGGAACTCCTCGCGATCCTCGCCCAGCACGCGGCCATCGCCCTCACCAACGCCCGCCTCTACGAACGCAGCCGCGAACTGACCATCGCCGAGGAACGCTCCCGCCTCGCGCACGAACTGCACGACGCGGTCAGCCAGAAGCTGTTCTCCCTGCGCCTGACCGCCCAGGCCGCCGCCGCCCTCGTCGACCGCGACCCCTCCCGCGCCAAGGGCGAGCTCCAGCAGGTGGCCGCGCTCGCCGCAGAGGCCGCCGACGAACTGCGCGCCGCCGTCGTCGAGCTGCGCCCCGCCGCCCTCGACGAGGACGGACTCGTGGCGACCCTGCGCACCCAGATCCAGGTCCTCGACCGCGCCCACACCGCGCGCGTGACCTTCACGGCCTGTGGCGTCCGCGCCCTGCCCGCCGCCCAGGAGGAGGCAGCGCTGCGGGTCGCCCAGGAAGCCCTGCACAACGCCCTGCGGCACTCCGGCGCCGAGCATGTCGACGTGACCCTGGACCGGCGTGGCGGCGGCGCCGTGCTCCGGGTGACGGACGACGGCAGCGGTTTCGACCCCCAGGGGATACGCCGCGCGGGACGCCACCTCGGCCTGGTCTCCATGCGCGACCGGACGAACGGCGTCGGCGGCACGCTGACCGTGGAATCGGCGCCCGGCAAGGGCACGACGATCGAGATGGAGGTCCCCGGTGGCTGA
- a CDS encoding SDR family NAD(P)-dependent oxidoreductase yields MPVAIITGASKGLGRALAEALAARGWDLVLDARTAPALQETAEWLTAHGTRVTALPGDVTDAGHREALVAAARRLGGLDLLVNNASALGAEPLVRLAELPLAGLRRALEVNVVAALGLVQEALPLLRASGTGTVIAVSSDAAAEAYETWGGYGASKAALDHLAAVLGEEEPGLRVWAVDPGDMATDLYAAAVPDDEDPRPQPATVVPAFLRLLDERPANGRYGAPALLESR; encoded by the coding sequence ATGCCGGTAGCGATCATCACGGGCGCCTCCAAGGGGCTGGGCCGGGCGCTGGCCGAGGCCCTGGCGGCCCGGGGCTGGGACCTGGTGCTCGACGCCAGGACGGCGCCGGCGCTCCAGGAGACGGCGGAGTGGCTCACGGCGCACGGAACGCGGGTGACCGCCCTGCCGGGGGACGTGACGGATGCCGGGCACCGGGAGGCGCTCGTGGCGGCCGCGCGGCGGCTCGGCGGGCTGGACCTGCTGGTGAACAACGCGAGCGCGCTGGGCGCCGAGCCGCTGGTGCGGCTGGCGGAGCTTCCCCTTGCGGGGCTGCGGCGGGCGCTGGAGGTCAATGTGGTGGCGGCCTTGGGGCTGGTCCAGGAGGCGTTGCCGCTGCTGCGGGCGTCCGGGACGGGCACGGTGATCGCGGTCAGTTCGGACGCGGCCGCCGAGGCGTACGAGACCTGGGGCGGTTACGGGGCGTCCAAGGCGGCCCTGGACCATCTCGCGGCGGTGCTGGGCGAGGAGGAGCCGGGTCTGCGGGTGTGGGCGGTGGATCCCGGGGACATGGCGACCGATCTGTACGCGGCGGCCGTACCGGACGACGAGGATCCGCGGCCGCAGCCGGCCACGGTGGTGCCTGCCTTCCTGCGGCTGCTGGACGAGCGGCCCGCGAACGGACGCTACGGCGCTCCCGCCCTGCTGGAGTCACGATGA
- a CDS encoding S-adenosylmethionine:tRNA ribosyltransferase-isomerase encodes MTLALRVPEELSARVPAEQRGPGRGRDAVRLLVSRGTAVSHHAFVELPRLLRAGDLLVVNTSSTLAAAVDGRIGPARVVVHFSTRGDDGRWAVELRDPDGKGTTRARAGGPAGTRVRLPGGVRLTLEEPVAAASERLWWARVAGAGVLGLLREYGRPIRYSYTERDQPLSVYRTVFALPSPDGSGSAEMPSAARPFTARLVAELVSRGVQFAPVTLHTGVASVEAHEPPYPERFSVPEASARLINAVRAGDGRVVAVGTTAVRAVESAAGCDGVVRARAGWTDLVVTPERGVRVVDGLLTGLHEPEASHLLMLEAVAGRAAIDRGYEAALRGLYLWHEFGDVHLLLPEEGPHAEHCGSNSW; translated from the coding sequence ATGACGCTCGCGCTCCGGGTCCCCGAGGAGCTGTCGGCCCGGGTGCCGGCCGAGCAGCGCGGTCCCGGGCGCGGCCGGGACGCCGTACGGCTGCTCGTGTCGCGTGGTACGGCGGTGTCGCACCACGCGTTCGTGGAGCTGCCCCGGCTGCTGCGGGCGGGGGATCTGCTGGTGGTCAACACGTCGTCCACGCTGGCGGCCGCCGTGGACGGGCGGATCGGGCCCGCGCGCGTGGTGGTGCACTTCTCCACGCGCGGGGACGACGGGCGGTGGGCGGTCGAGCTGCGGGATCCGGACGGGAAGGGCACCACGCGCGCGCGTGCCGGAGGGCCCGCGGGGACGCGGGTGCGGCTGCCCGGGGGTGTGCGGCTGACGCTGGAGGAGCCGGTGGCCGCGGCGAGCGAGCGGTTGTGGTGGGCGCGGGTCGCGGGGGCGGGCGTGCTCGGACTCCTGCGGGAGTACGGGCGGCCCATCCGTTACTCCTATACGGAGCGGGACCAGCCGTTGTCCGTGTACCGGACGGTGTTCGCGCTGCCGTCGCCCGACGGGTCGGGCAGCGCGGAGATGCCGAGTGCGGCGCGGCCCTTCACGGCGCGGCTGGTGGCGGAGCTGGTGAGCCGGGGGGTGCAGTTCGCGCCGGTCACGCTGCACACCGGGGTGGCCTCGGTGGAGGCACACGAGCCGCCGTATCCGGAGCGGTTCTCGGTGCCGGAGGCGTCGGCGCGGCTGATCAACGCGGTGCGGGCCGGGGACGGCCGGGTCGTCGCGGTGGGGACGACCGCCGTGCGGGCCGTGGAGTCGGCCGCCGGGTGCGACGGTGTCGTACGCGCGCGTGCGGGGTGGACCGATCTCGTGGTCACTCCGGAGCGTGGGGTGCGGGTGGTCGACGGGCTGCTGACGGGGCTGCACGAGCCGGAGGCCTCGCATCTGCTGATGCTGGAGGCGGTCGCGGGGCGGGCGGCGATCGACCGGGGGTACGAGGCGGCGCTGCGCGGGCTCTACCTGTGGCACGAGTTCGGGGACGTGCATCTCCTGCTCCCGGAGGAGGGCCCTCACGCAGAGCATTGCGGCAGCAACAGTTGGTGA
- a CDS encoding transglycosylase SLT domain-containing protein, whose protein sequence is MPKNTPTRGHSRALTKRHKIAIAGVATLGAAAVAFTAIPGGQTTTSEAAAAPGQVAYSSEQLGALRSGVSEQLATDSLQSRAVEAKEKAAARALAKSKAEAAAKKKAAEAAAKKKADRERKAKEAASRSAKRVQVKPVAAKTYANNLDGWIREALDIMDAKGIPGTYNGLYRNIMRESSGNPNAINGWDINAINGTPSIGLLQVIKPTFDAYHVAGTPWSQYDPVANITAAANYAADKYGSIDNVNSAY, encoded by the coding sequence ATGCCCAAGAACACCCCTACTCGTGGCCATAGTCGCGCGCTGACCAAGCGCCACAAGATCGCGATCGCCGGGGTCGCCACGCTCGGCGCCGCCGCCGTCGCGTTCACCGCGATTCCGGGCGGGCAGACGACCACGTCGGAGGCGGCCGCCGCCCCGGGTCAGGTGGCCTACAGCTCCGAGCAGCTGGGGGCCCTGCGGTCGGGCGTCTCCGAGCAGCTCGCCACGGACAGCCTCCAGAGCAGGGCCGTCGAGGCCAAGGAGAAGGCCGCGGCGCGAGCCCTGGCCAAGTCCAAGGCCGAGGCCGCCGCCAAGAAGAAGGCCGCCGAGGCCGCCGCGAAGAAGAAGGCCGACCGGGAGCGCAAGGCCAAGGAGGCCGCGAGCCGGTCCGCCAAGCGCGTCCAGGTCAAGCCCGTCGCCGCGAAGACCTACGCCAACAACCTCGACGGCTGGATCAGGGAAGCCCTGGACATCATGGACGCCAAGGGCATCCCGGGCACGTACAACGGCCTGTACCGCAACATCATGCGGGAGTCCTCCGGCAACCCGAACGCCATCAACGGCTGGGACATCAACGCGATCAACGGCACGCCGTCCATCGGTCTGCTCCAGGTCATCAAGCCGACCTTCGACGCGTACCACGTCGCCGGCACGCCGTGGAGCCAGTACGACCCGGTCGCCAACATCACCGCCGCGGCGAACTACGCGGCCGACAAGTACGGGTCGATCGACAACGTCAACAGCGCGTACTGA